The genome window AGAATGAGCTCTGGACTGAATTTGCTGATGTTGAGCCTGAAGTTTTTGACGCAGCACTGATTTTTCCAGAGATGGATAGGCTTGTCATACGTAggtctttgaaaaaatattgattggaaaaattggatttttcagaagtcaCGAAAGTTTCTAGAATTGACAACAATTTGTCTCGCGAGTTTGAAGAATTTTGCAGGGCTAGGAGGTAAGCTAACGagagaaatatgaatttttatataaaagttttttttttcagacaaccTGCTAGCTGCTCTGATTGATGCCAACGACGGTTTTATAGgatatttaattgaaaatgtttgtacataaataaaaatgtgattgATGATTTTGTTGCGCTTCAAAAGCGAACAGACATGGGCCAAtctttttcagagttttttttctacaaattcggcaaatcggcaaatttgccggtttgctgatttgccggaaattttcaaatgcggcaatttgctggagattttcaattttggcaatttgccgattgccggaaatttttaatttcagcaatttgccggtttgtcgatttgccgaaaattatcaatttcggCATTTTGCTGGTTTGCCAATTCAtcggtattttttaattccggcaattttccggtttgccgatttgaagacattttcaactgcgtcaatttgccggaaattttcaattttggcaatttcaaaatagatataAGAagattcataggatgcgtacaattttaccgattaaaattgaaattctgaaacttccaaaaaaatgtgcaagaccacaatttggcaaaaaatgttccacagttgccgtttttccggcaaattcggcaaactggtaagttagttttaaattccggcaatttgccgatttgccgatttgccggaaattttcaagtgcagcaatttgccgatttgcctatttgccaaaagttttcaattccggcaatatgccatTTGGCCAATTTGGccggaaaaattatttgccgCTTACCCCTGAGCGATTGAAAAACCCGCTTGTGATATCATGGGTAAAGATTCCAAGAGATTTGACTCAAAATCGCTGAGACGGAAGGATTATCAGATTATCACTATGGTTACCATGCGCCTGTagctattttttaatatttttgctcACCAAGATAATGCTCAAGAAGATTATGATCACCATAGCAACTGAGCTCTATCGCTGAGCTGGCTCCGCGGCTCTCCTCATTCCATCTCCTTTGGGTGCCTACGGAATGTGCGCCCTCCTTTTTTCTCTACTATTGATTTTATGTTAATTTCTACTAAACTTTGCTGGTTTTAATTATTCTCGACAGGTCGAATAAATgcttgagcaaaaaaaaacttttattttaaaagtttcaaggTGAGCAAAACTTGCTAATATccttaatatttttttctgtattccAGACTCGGCTACAACTCCCACCGTCAGACACGTCATAGTAACTTACTTCTTCAattatatcaaatttttaaaaaattttattttttcatttctgctCTTGTGCACCATCGtcctaaaaaaaagtgagttatttttctggaaaatgtttcttttgtGTTCCGATTTttacgagtttttttttcagaaattggtGATCTCGTTATGGAATTAATTGTTgaattattgaattaaaattgttataataaattgttttttgttttggttttgttCCGCAAATTTTTTACCATATGGTATGACGTCATAGGGTTGTGACGTCACTACTAAAAAGCGAGGGTCTCCTTTTTCATattagaaataatttcaagTAGAAATTGGAGCAAACAAGtgaattttgggaaattgacATGTGAATTGGTTATCTAAAGAATAGCACGAGTGAGGAAGCAACGACCTTGATAAGAGTgtagtttcaatttcattttctaatttctgtCGACTGGCCagtaaaataaacaaaattcgaaaaaaaaatgtcgtttCTGAAATGCGGAGTTTGCACCGAGGACTATTCAAATGTGATCACAAATCGGCATCCCAAGAATTTGAGTGAGTTTTGACTTGAGACCACTATTGCATAGCTTACgctaaaaaatgttccaagtTGCGTTGGGCTCCgtccaaatttaaaatgtaataGGCCCATGATTAGCCCAAGAATATCATCTTACTAGATCCGGACAGTTTAACAAGAGTTTGGCCATTCTTGCATTCAGGCTGCGCCAAAAGTTACGTTGGCCCGAAACTTTTGCTGTGTCGGCTTAAACTTACGCTTAAAGcctaaatccaaaaaatgtcaaaattttgcccaatttttgaCCAAGTTTATCTAAATTCTGATCGAAGTCAATACTTTTCGGACCAAATGCCGAGTATAACTAAACTTGGATGGCCTGGATtagcttaggctaaggcttagctTAGGCTAATTCTTaagcttaggattaggcttaggctaattcttaagcttaggattaggctttgGCGTAGACTTAGGCTGAGACTTAGGCTTGACTAACTAGCCATACAGACCATCAAAACTCGCAAGTCACTTTTCAGCTTGCGGTCACTCAATTTGCAAGGCCTGCTCTTCAAAATTAGtctctaatttcaaaatcctgTGCCCATTCTGCCGAAAAACCACTGAGCttcgagaaaatgaaaacttgcAGACCAATTTTGCATTGCTAGAGGCTATAAGCTTGTTCAATGATATCAATGAGTCCGTTGtaagttggaatttttcattaatattgTTGAAGACTTTACACACTATCAGACTGAGCCAAGATCATCTGGAGCACCACCAAATTGCGAGGAGCACACTTATAATCTGGCCGAGTTCGTTTGTATCGTAAGtttggtcgatgcaccatgatgcGTGAAATTGCAAGACATGGCGCATCGACCAAAGTTCTTCAGAGTCCAAACTGCTCCAGTCGAAGCAAGCTGATGTGCCGGACTTGTGAGGAGTTCGGAGTCCACGCAGGACATAGAAAAGGGCTTCTGCAGGTTGAAGCTAAGAAAGTTAGGCAGAACCTTCTAGAGCGGCAAAGGAAGCTTCAAGTCAACAAGAAACAGGTTGATGATAAAATTCAAGCACTGGAAAAGTGGGCTTAAAAGtgatttgtagaaaaaagcGACTTCCTGTTTTCAGGGCTGCTCTCAAGAAGAATGATGAGCTATATAAGGAGAAATACGATGAGGTGAGTTTCATTTACAGGTTCTttcaaagcctaagcctaagtggAAGCCTAAGCcagagcctaagcctaagattAAGCCTAAACCTTATAGTAAGTTGTACTTTCAGATAACACGACACTACGACAGAATCCGAAGCTCTGTTGCAGAACGAGAAAAGACTTCAAAGGAAGTGTTAAAGAAGAGTGTGCTGACCAGTGAGGAGGACAATCGGATGGGTCAAATCTCCAATCATGTCATCAGGCATCTACTGGAGAAGAAGTGTGAGGAAGTGGAACAGCTCGTCGGGATGACCGATTTCGAGTTGTATCGGGTGAAGGATAAGGTTGACTGGAATGATGAATCCTTTAGTTTCTCGGATGTTAAAGGTGGGGTTTGGAGTTTTATCTCCCCAATAGAtatatgaattttcagaaaaaccaccAATGGAATTGAAAACCTTGCATGTGAAGCTTCCAGAATTCCGATTTGAAGATTCGAGCTGAAGTTAAACATCAATATACATACATAAAGCTTATTCCGTCTTctcattttgtattttaacaGGCCGACTTGTAGTCTTGTATGTATTCTTGTAGTCTATACTGTAAATGGACTATTGGCCCGGTTTCAGGCCTACCCAGCCGAAACTTTTCAGGTTCCACGCCGCaaggcaggcggaggtcgtCTCAGGGCCTCAAGATTTTGGAGCCTCCATGGAGCCCCTAGACTAGTTCGgctatttcaaaaaccattcAGACACATTTATTCTTGGGTTCAACGTTGTCAtgcaagaaaaagaagagatcCATAAATTACCAAACATCCAATTTATACATCCAATTATACTCTTCCTCCGAATCATATTCCGGATCCGGTTCCTCATCATCTTCACTGAGATCCTCATTGCAGAAGCCCATGACGTGGCTCGGTATGAGAAAAGTCCCATCGGGTTGGCGCTTCATATTGTAAATGTCAAATGCCGGAGATTTCGGCTTCCGTTTTCGTGGAGCTACTTCGGAGGAGCTGTCTGCATCCTTTGTTGGTAATCCTGATCTTGACTTCAAGATCTGATCGACTCGAGATGGGGGCTGTGATGCTGATGTGGGCTCGAGTTGGGAGCTTGAAGCTTCGTTGGATGGCTTGGATTCCGGTTGCCGGGGTGACGGGAGCTTTGCAGGTTTAGCCGTGAGTGGTTCTAGGTCGGGCTTGCAAGTTCTCACAAAGATCACGTCAGGATCCTCCGGCAGCTCTGATGAtctgaaataacaaaaaatgttacttTAGGCTAGGCTTCTAGGCTAGACTTCAGGCCTGCCGCCTCACGCCTGCCTATCGCCTCATTTCTGAAACAAGTCAAAGGCTTGGTGTTTATACCACATAATGAGCAATATAGTTTTGACGCGGCCGACATTTTTCgggttatatatatatatatatatatatatatatatacaggAGACACGGCTCGcggcaggcaggcattttgGCGCCTACATGAAGCTCTACTTCAGGTCCTTACCCGTTCACCAGCTCCGTCAGCCACTTTGGGACTTGGGATCCTCTCATAGTCATCTCCATGTTCAGAGCTTCCTGGTAGATCCGTGCATCCATATTTGtcgttaaaaaatcaatatcgaTGACTTGCTCCGATTGCTGAGCCATTGTGTTGAGCCGATCGAGCATTTTCTTGATTCCAATGATTTTTAGTGGGAAATCGAGGAAGatgtactgaaaaataaaatttccagtattaaaattgaatttcgggTATATTTTTTagtctaaatttcaatttttagctcgaaattcaaaaatcgcgtGAAATTCGGTgcttgcgtacttttggcgctaccgtaacgcggaaaattttaaaattgaactagAATGGTCTAGTTTTTGAGGTTTAGCatgaaattttatgagaaattcaattttgagaagaaaatttcaaaataagttcCAAGATTTGAATGCGTCGCGGTCGCGTTGAGgctcaaaattgaattctcgGTGTTAGGATTTTTTCTCCGCATTTTCcttatcaaattcgaattctccgtaATTTTCTTAGTTTAACcatgaattttcagctcgaaaatcgaaaatcgcgTGAAATTCTGTGTTtctgggggtactgtagtcggtgttcgCGTATCTctggtgctacagtaacccttaaaatttcaaaattgagctagagagCTCTAGTTTTCGGCTGCCTTAGtaaaattttgtgtagatttcaGATTTGactataaaaattggaaattatctGAATATCTAACAATATCTGACAACTTTCAGACAACAAGTTTAGTTTTTGGGGCTCAAAAGTTGttataatgaattttttatttaaatgtcGAATTCCACATAATTATCTCAGCTTAACCCCTAGCTTTcagcagaaaatttaaaaatcgcgtaaaattctgtttttctgggagtactgtagtcggtgtctgcgtacttttggcgctacagtaacccttgaaattccaaaattgagctagCGAGCTCTAGTTTTTCAGtatcaaactgaaattttgtgaggaatttgaaattggcaAGGAAAAGTGTAAATTcgtgccaaattttttgaattttttacaaattttccaagtttttcaacaaaaaaacttacatgctTAGCCAACCCCAACTGAAAATCGTCCATAAAATCCATATTACAAATCGCGAGCATTTTCTCTCCATTATTCACTTGTACCCGTTCTCTTTCCAGCACAGTTTTGTCATTTGTTATTAGATATTCCGAAAACGTTCCGAATATAGTTTTGCTGTCGTAGAGTGTTAGCAGAGCTGccattgccgatttgtcgtgtttgcagaaaattagtgtgcgttctggaaaaatttacatttttttcgcattttccatgaaaaattcggattctcCACTATTTTCTTAGTCtatctgtaaattttcagctcaaaattcaaaaatcgcgtaaaattcggtgtttgcgtacttttggcgctaccgtaaccctcgaaatttcaaaattgagctagaaacttCTATTTTTTGCGGGTtagactgaaattttatggggaattcgaatttgaaacgtaaacttcaaaaatttaaattgttggaaatttttgaatgcgttgcggtcgcgtcgcggctcaaaaattaattttgcaaagtTATTagccattttttcgaattttttagagaattcgaattcttcataattttcttAGTCTATTCCTAATTTCTTAGCTCAAAATTAGGAGATCGCGTGAAACTCGGTGTTTctggagtactgtagtcggtgtttgcgtatttttggcgctaccgtaaccctctaaatttcaaaattgagctagacaACTCTAGTTTTTAGTTACAAGAGTgacttttttgtaaagaattcgatttatttaataataattttccaaaataaaaaatcactcaCCAAAACTATTACTGGCTTCAAACGTCTTTTTATCCTCAGCCAAAAACTCGAAGACCTTCTCCATTTTCCGTTCATGTGcgattttttcattgttgCAGTTTTGTACTTGATGAGCATTAATTCGGGTGAATTTTGCTATTTTCATAgcgaatttctggaaaatatatcgatttttagttagaaaaaaggtgaaaaaaagtaaaaaatatatgtatcaaaaaccataaaaattgggaatttttagaaaaaaaacccaaagaaagtttaaaaattcttcaaaaattggaaaaatgataGTGTAAATCTACAACACAAATTGCTCAATggacaattttcaggaaagcttattaatttttctgagaaagatttgaaaaaaaatgcactgaatttttggaatttataaggtttttaattcaatattctgaaaaacggaaatctACATCCCAAATTGCTCACCGcccaaatttcgaaaacaaaccaaaaaatctataGAAAAACGGAATTGTTTTGCATAAAATGAACGCGTAAAGGTCAGGGGGCTTGCGGGCAGGAAGAAGAGAGTGTGAAGAGGAGTATGAGACCCAGACGTGCAAAACCACAGAAATAAGATGTAAAGAAAACAGTATGTAATAGTAAGAGACACCAGAGAAATTGGCGTAAAATTGCGGAGTCGTTGTGGCAGCTGGGGGTGTTCGATAGGTGCGGGCTATgggaaaaacttcaaaacagccggaaaataatggaaaataaaatttttttttgccggaataaaatatggaaattggcaacaaaaaaattttaaaattaagaagTTTAGGAATTGCTGACAAGATTGGAAATTTCCCAGCgatataacaaaaaattaccaaaacttttcaaaaagttgctaaaaaattgccaaaacttaccaaaaagttgttaaaattgccaaaaatttccaaaaagtttctcgtaaattgccaaaaaatacataatcttgaagttattgaaaaattgccaaaaaataaccaaaaacttctgaaaatctatgaaaaatttctaattactGAAAACTGTCGTACAATAAGTATTATATAACTTGcgaaaaaagttccaaaaaaactgaaaaactagCAAAAAACATAGGAAAGTTGCCCGAAATcgccgaaaaattgcaaattggtacggtaatttggcaaaaaaaagggaaaatgcaaaaaaaaaactatctaaaaaaactaaaatctgGAGAAAATGgcaacaaatattttaaaagttcagaaaatctctgtaaatttgccaaaaaacttccaaactAGCCAAAAACACATCtactgaaaatctaaaaaaaataatttttggtgagaaatgtcgaaaaaaaaaggtgccaaaaattacgaaaactGCCCGAAAACCACTTGAAAAGTAGTGTAAATCAGGTAGAAGTTGgcgaaaatttacagaaatttggcgaaagttggcgaaaattggagaatttctGAAGTTTCTCATAGAAATCTacctattttttcaataattcttcTAAAAAGTCGATAACTTTCCACTTTCTCACCCTCAATGCACCATGTGCCCCCCGCTAAACGACACTCCGCTCTCCCGTCAGCGGTGCGTGCTGTTtatcgtaaatccacacagcAGGGGAATTTGAATGGGAAATTGTGGTTTTGTGGGTTTTAAGtagtttttattggtttttaataaaattttcaatgactACTAATGCGAaaagaagttttgaaagaaaaatcgtgaaaaattcagagaaaatcgataaaaattaggattttttttgtaaaaataccaaaaattatgaaaaattttacgaattttcatcaatttcagcaatGTTCCtactcgattttttatttctcgtCTCCTGGATTCTTCTTCTACTCGGCATATTCATTTTAACTCGGGAAGCCGTATTCCAATGgcataaatctgaaaatttatcaatttttggagcatttctaGTTACCATGTAAGGTTTTCAGAGAGAAAATTTgcaatgaaaaacaaaaaaatttttaggataaTATTTATCGAAGCAATTCTGATGTTGGAGGAGCATAAATGGAAAGATggtgggttttttttgtatatttcaaaattttttctgaggttttttacaaagaaattcgaattttccgtcACTTTATTAGTCTACCgatgaattttcagctcaaaattcgaacattgcgtgaaattcggtgtttgcgtacttttggcgctaccgtaaccctcgaaatttcaaaactgagCTAGAAAGctctagtttttgatttttagactgaaattttatgtggatttcaaatttgaaagttaaaaattctgaaaaatctcagaatttccaacaaatcaattattttcagacaccTTATCTAATCAGCTGCTCCGGTGGATGTTTGGCAAGGCAGAAAGTACACATTGGAAATGGCATGTGAATCCAGTTACAGTACCTTTTAGTCTACTTGGACGGATTATAATATTGTG of Caenorhabditis elegans chromosome II contains these proteins:
- the F43C11.7 gene encoding RING-type domain-containing protein (Confirmed by transcript evidence), whose amino-acid sequence is MSFLKCGVCTEDYSNVITNRHPKNLTCGHSICKACSSKLVSNFKILCPFCRKTTELRENENLQTNFALLEAISLFNDINESVTEPRSSGAPPNCEEHTYNLAEFVCISPNCSSRSKLMCRTCEEFGVHAGHRKGLLQVEAKKVRQNLLERQRKLQVNKKQVDDKIQALEKAALKKNDELYKEKYDEITRHYDRIRSSVAEREKTSKEVLKKSVLTSEEDNRMGQISNHVIRHLLEKKCEEVEQLVGMTDFELYRVKDKVDWNDESFSFSDVKEKPPMELKTLHVKLPEFRFEDSS
- the enri-1 gene encoding Enhanced Nuclear RnaI (RNAi), T. Duchaine (Confirmed by transcript evidence;~Product from WormBase gene class enri), with protein sequence MKIAKFTRINAHQVQNCNNEKIAHERKMEKVFEFLAEDKKTFEASNSFERTLIFCKHDKSAMAALLTLYDSKTIFGTFSEYLITNDKTVLERERVQVNNGEKMLAICNMDFMDDFQLGLAKHYIFLDFPLKIIGIKKMLDRLNTMAQQSEQVIDIDFLTTNMDARIYQEALNMEMTMRGSQVPKWLTELVNGSSELPEDPDVIFVRTCKPDLEPLTAKPAKLPSPRQPESKPSNEASSSQLEPTSASQPPSRVDQILKSRSGLPTKDADSSSEVAPRKRKPKSPAFDIYNMKRQPDGTFLIPSHVMGFCNEDLSEDDEEPDPEYDSEEEYNWMYKLDVW